Proteins encoded within one genomic window of Ostrinia nubilalis chromosome 5, ilOstNubi1.1, whole genome shotgun sequence:
- the LOC135071823 gene encoding uncharacterized protein LOC135071823 has translation MGNSKSKKSAKEPDKFFERERWREQKRDEKRKKNANPLNKRVAVKEPPVPLAAMVSPVPQSAAVPAPPPAQVRSFDEEALELMRFQLRNDADAFLLNNILLSVQFFENYEREVQNIKNNPISEREHMINDAMVRHNKHVFFADRLQENVNEHVVYQKVRGQMEPLTSPRLFVIYDNVEASEPGDTSDYSAVLDAPFYKLRIEDCKEPGFVKLKKLEVLESTLLKENESVPANNIDSDDSVYTESEKESNDSDDSPSTSTGEALLQSIKNRLDTGQESVAPNVKLNFNVLEDTGRRRSGPSKQVSVQVEKNNILNISNIRKTNILLEEDERRDSVVFKPDQIASEDLESRPRKSILKNSRRLSGPTRDMKAKNSIFDARPISAESIITEDTETSGYRSNSSSLKTNDLSENESDYGYSTIKESTTPKRVELSSLGNSSHSSGVLPDETWTSVAVRAIDWTDDEDDDSDDNTSKLSLSRNLYDTQYYLCSVGFMRNFVDNFILDLGSVLGLSQDAINSALTQGASIYCDTLRNGNKIGNEVFPALIASWPNAANQWIIRERKIIQNPRTNFSYQWPTKYMVSKAMGFGCLLVPVGFRPKRGLNTDQKLQWKIIFPAAERYLESCLAHAHMRCYLFALTLHKSFMMEHDNSKMGIDVSHIKNHLFWQCEDNYAKWPEHRLGETLRIFLRRFYVHFGQGRFPNYFMENCNDFKSIPKPVLLKMQRRLADILEAPVMHLLSALTKLKYTKKEFYPQFNTQRLYEILTSKNPLRILNPNLPMPNTNYADSSDTDEEPDTNFWDKAKKHDKYYQWKKEKQKQLQERRKAQFYIRKQRASIKQEHEINTNIILPNRMEVERRRLVLEFFIPHFIAMARSSEKFEAIRQAVIYLEQAQRLCVLLKEEPAGEYTANEYLDVIRDKLVDCQRKLANQVGFKLPPRRESSVERFAQRPIRKLRPRYENITNQDSPSDSSGFSAFTFVEIHAESSSNQDSIRLNIDDIGEESKL, from the exons ATGGGTAATTCTAAATCGAAGAAGAGTGCGAAGGAACCGGACAAGTTTTTCGAGAGGGAGCGATGGAGGGAGCAGAAACGGGATGAGAAGCGTAAGAAGAATGCGAACCCGTTGAATAAGAGGGTCGCGGTGAAGGAGCCGCCGGTGCCGTTGGCGGCGATGGTGAGCCCGGTGCCGCAGAGCGCGGCGgtgccggcgccgccgccggcgcagGTGCGCTCCTTCGACGAAGAGGCTCTGGAGCTCATGCGCTTCCAGCTGCGAAACGACGCTGATGCTTTCCTACTCAACAACATTCTGCTCTCGGTGCAGTtctttgaaaattatgaaag GGAGGtgcaaaatatcaaaaacaatcCAATAAGCGAACGGGAGCATATGATAAACGACGCTATGGTTCGTCACAACAAGCATGTTTTCTTCGCTGACCGACTTCAAGAAAATGTAAATGAACATGTCGTTTACCAAAAAGTTCGTGGGCAAATGGAGCCCTTGACTTCGCCAAGACTTTTTGTTATCTATGATAACGTGGAGGCCAGTGAACCGGGGGATACATCGGACTATAGCGCTGTACTCGACGCCCCCTTTTATAAGTTACGCATAGAAGATTGCAAAGAAccag GGTTCGTGAAACTAAAGAAATTGGAAGTTTTAGAAAGTACCTTATTGAAAGAGAATGAATCTGTACCAGCCAATAACATTGATTCGGACGACAGTGTGTATACAGAATCTGAAAAGGAATCCAATGATTCTGATGATTCTCCATCTACTTCAACAGGAGAAGCTTTACTgcaaagtattaaaaataggcTTGACACCGGTCAGGAATCAGTAGCACCTAATGTGAAACTGAATTTTAATGTACTTGAAGATACTGGGCGAAGGCGCAGTGGGCCATCTAAACAGGTCAGCGTGCAAGTGgagaaaaataacattttaaacatAAGTAATATCCGGAAAACCAATATTTTACTTGAAGAGGATGAAAGACGAGACTCAGTTGTCTTCAAACCAGATCAAATAGCAAGCGAAGACCTTGAATCTAGGCCCAGGAAATctattttgaaaaattcaagAAGGCTTAGTGGACCTACTAGAGACATGAAAGCAAAAAATTCAATCTTTGATGCTCGGCCAATCTCTGCTGAAAGTATTATAACAGAGGATACCGAAACTTCTGGATATAGATCTAATTCTAGTAGCTTGAAAACCAATGATTTGAGTGAAAATGAGTCTGATTATGGTTACTCAACAATAAAAGAATCGACTACTCCAAAGAGAGTGGAACTTAGCTCACTGGGCAACAGCTCACATTCATCAGGGGTATTGCCTGACGAAACCTGGACTTCTGTAGCTGTTCGAGCAATCGATTGGACTGATGATGAAGACGATGACTCCGACGATAACACTTCAAAATTGTCTCTATCAAGAAATCTATATGATACGCAGTATTATCTTTGTTCTGTGGGTTTTATGAGAAATTTTGTTGACAATTTCATACTTGACTTGGGTTCAGTTTTAGGTCTATCTCAAGATGCTATAAACAGCGCTCTCACTCAAGGGGCTAGTATTTACTGTGATACACTTAGGAATGGAAATAAGATAGGAAACGAAGTATTTCCTGCCCTTATAGCGTCTTGGCCAAATGCAGCTAATCAATGGATAATTCGGGAAAGGAAGATTATTCAAAACCCAAGAACAAACTTTAGTTATCAATGGCCGACCAAGTATATGGTTAGTAAAGCGATGGGATTTGGTTGTTTACTAGTACCTGTTGGGTTTCGACCAAAAAGGGGATTGAACACAGATCAGAAATTGCAGTGGAAAATAATATTCCCAGCAGCAGAACGCTACTTGGAGAGTTGTTTAGCTCATGCACACATGCGCTGCTACTTGTTTGCCCTCACTTTGCATAAAAGTTTTATGATGGAACATGATAACTCCAAAATGGGAATAGACGTAAGCCACATCAAAAACCATCTTTTTTGGCAATGTGAAGATAACTACGCAAAATGGCCAGAACATCGTCTGGGTGAGactttgagaatatttttgagACGCTTTTACGTCCACTTTGGCCAAGGCCGATTTCCAAATTACTTCATGGAGAACTGTAACGACTTCAAAAGTATTCCAAAACCAGTTCTTCTAAAGATGCAACGACGGCTAGCTGATATATTGGAAGCTCCGGTAATGCATCTGCTGAGCGCTTTGACCAAACTTAAGTATACAAAAAAAGAGTTTTATCCCCAATTCAATACTCAAAGGTTATACGAAATATTGACTAGCAAAAATCCTCTAAGAATATTAAACCCTAACCTACCAATGCCCAATACAAATTATGCTGACAGCTCTGATACTGATGAGGAGCCAGATACAAACTTCTGggataaagcaaaaaaacatgACAAGTATTATCAatggaaaaaagaaaaacaaaagcaaTTACAAGAGCGAAGAAAAGCACAGTTTTATATTAGAAAACAGAGGGCGTCGATAAAGCAAGAACATGAAATTAATACCAAT atAATACTGCCGAACCGGATGGAAGTAGAGCGCCGACGTTTGGTTCTAGAATTTTTCATCCCTCACTTCATTGCTATGGCGCGTTCTAGTGAGAAGTTTGAAGCTATACGACAAGCGGTGATCTATTTGGAACAAGCGCAAAGGCTTTGCGTGCTGTTGAAGGAAGAACCCGCCGGGGAATACACTGCTAACGAATATTTGGATGTGATTAGGGACAAGCTGGTTGACTGTCAAAGAAAATTGGCTAACCAAGTTGGTTTCAAGCTTCCTCCACGACGGGAGAGTTCAGTTGAACGATTTGCCCAAAGGCCGATTAGAAAACTACGCCCCAGATATGAAAATATTACTAATCAAGACTCTCCCTCAGACTCTTCTGGTTTTTCAGCATTCACCTTTGTCGAAATACATGCTGAAAGCTCATCAAACCAGGATTCTATTAGGTTAAACATTGACGATATTGGAGAAGAATCGAAGttataa
- the LOC135071822 gene encoding multifunctional protein r isoform X1: MDKDLSCEVGPACSLVLSDGSVFQGRSFGAQVPVEGEVVFQTGMVGYPESLTDPSYHAQLLVLTYPLVGNYGVPDEEDHDEHGLPRWFESSRIWAAGLIVGEVSTKACHWRARRSLGSWLASRGVPGLCDVDTRALTHRLRSGVMLGRIVQGVPPLGPLPPLSDPNTRNLVAEVSIKEVKTFNPNGDVTIMAVDCGLKYNQIRCLIKRNVKVVLVPWDHKINPNDYDGLFISNGPGDPEVCKKVVDNVQEAVNNKSNVKPIFGICLGHQILSTAVGCKTYKTSYGNRGHNLPCTHNGTGRCFMTSQNHGFAVDADTIPENWKILFTNENDKTNEGIIHKTDPFFSVQFHPEHTAGPTDLEWLFDIFIDAVKSYKRKESFVIDKEITKRLSYIPTIHERPKKVLILGSGGLSIGQAGEFDYSGSQGVKAMQEEKIQTVLINPNIATVQTSKGLADKVYFLPITPEYVEQVIKAERPTGVLLTFGGQTALNCGVELQKSRVFEKYNVTVLGTPIQSIVDTEDRKIFAEKIHSIGEKVAPSAAVTSVDEALAAALQIGYPVMARSAFSLGGLGSGFANNEEELRALAHQALSHSDQLIIDKSLKGWKEVEYEVVRDAFDNCITVCNMENVDPLGIHTGESIVVAPSQTLSNREYYMLRNTAIKVIRHFGIVGECNIQYALNPNSEEFYIIEVNARLSRSSALASKATGYPLAYVAAKLALGIPLPVIKNSVTGVTTACFEPSLDYCVVKIPRWDLAKFNKVSTKIGSSMKSVGEVMAIGRNFEEAFQKALRMVDENVNGFDPNIKTVNENELREPTDKRMFVLAAALKEGYDVEKLYELTKIDKWFLHKFKNIIDYYETLIAVGSTSINSETLKNAKKIGFSDKQIAAAIKSTEVAVRKLREDNHITPFVKQIDTVAAEWPASTNYLYLTYNGSTHDLEFPGDFTMVLGSGVYRIGSSVEFDWCAVGCLRELRNQGKKTIMVNYNPETVSTDYDMSDRLYFEEISFEVVMDIYNIEKPNGVILSMGGQLPNNIAIDLHRQQAVILGTSPDMIDNAENRFKFSRMLDRKGILQPRWKELTNLESAISFCEEVGYPCLVRPSYVLSGAAMNVAYSNQDLEAYLKSASEVNKEHPVVISKYIMDAKEIDVDAVAADGVIYCMAVSEHVENAGVHSGDATLVTPPQDINNETLEKIKEIARIIADILDVTGPFNMQLIAKDNDLKVIECNVRVSRSFPFVSKTLDHDFVAMATKIILGIPVEPVNVMTGCGKVGVKVPQFSFSRLAGADVTLGVEMASTGEVACFGENRYEAYLKSLMSTGFRIPKKAILLSVGTFKHKMELLPSVRVLQRMGYKLYASMGTGDFYTEHGIEVESVQWTFDHIGDVDDARADGELMHLADFMARRQLDLVINLPMRGGARRVSSFSTHGYRTRRLAVDYAVPLVTDVKCAKLLVQAMAQCGGAPPMKTHTDCMTSRNIIKLPGFIDVHVHAREPGATYKEDFNSCTAAALAGGITMICAMPNTNPPVIDRAAYEYASALARVSARCDYALFVGASSTNCDTAAEIAPQAAALKMYLNETFTTLKLDDMTVWQKHLQNWPKKMVVCAHAEREKTGAIILMASLLDRPIHICHVARKEEIQIIKAAKERGLKVTCEVCPHHLFLSTDDIERIGKGRAEVRPVLCSPDDQAELWKNIEIIDIFATDHAPHAVEEKDAVKALPGFPGVETILPLLLNAVHEGRLTIEDIINKFHRNPRKIFNLPEQPNTYVEVDMDYEWTIPSAMEFSKSKWTPFAGMHVCGAVHRVTLRGEIAYVEGQVLVPPGFGQNVREWPTPKKQSFPVYAIEKVEKEISRPNSALEIYGELTRLSDLEIEPENPSKLNVHFNDVNGRSMSPLPAQIIRQRCDSTSNYNPPTASVSHRQKSDIFGKSIITVDSFSKDTLNDLFNLAQFMKISVGKGRFLDDILRGKVMASIFYEVSTRTSCSFAAAMQRLGGSVIHTDATSSSAKKGETLEDSVAVMASYSDVVVLRHPEPGAVARASRHCRKPIINAGDGVGEHPTQALLDVFTIREEIGTVNGLTITMVGDLKNGRTVHSLARILTLYQVQLQYVSPPGLGMPKHIMDYVAKKGIPQRVYEKLEDVLADTHVLYMTRVQRERFDSQEEYEKTRGLLVVTPQLMTRARRRMVVMHPLPRVDEISPEFDSDPRAAYFRQAEYGMYVRMALLSMVAGVNPLV; this comes from the exons ACAATAATGGCTGTAGATTGTGGTTTAAAATACAATCAAATCCGCTGTTTAATAAAAAGAAACGTCAAAGTAGTCTTGGTACCATGGGATCATAAAATTAACCCAAACGATTATGACGGCTTATTTATTAGCAACGGTCCAGGTGACCCTGAAGTATGCAAGAAAGTTGTGGACAATGTTCAAGAAGCAGTTAACAATAAATCAAATGTGAAACCAATATTTGGTATTTGTCTTGGTCACCAAATATTGTCAACAGCAGTGGGATGCAAAACTTACAAAACGAG CTATGGTAATCGTGGTCACAATTTGCCATGCACTCACAACGGTACTGGAAGGTGTTTTATGACATCCCAAAACCATGGGTTTGCTGTAGATGCCGACACGATACCCGAAAATTGGAAAATCTTATTCACAAACGAGAACGATAAAACGAATGAGGGCATAATTCACAAAACAGATCCGTTCTTCAGTGTACAATTCCACCCTGAGCATACTGCAGGTCCAACTGACCTTGAATGGCTTTTCGATATTTTCATAGACGCTGTAAAATCTTACAAACGTAAAGAATCCTTCGTAATAGACAAAGAAATAACTAAAAGACTGAGTTACATTCCTACAATTCATGAAAGACCAAAAAAAGTGTTGATTCTTGGTTCAGGAGGCCTTTCCATCGGTCAAGCGGGTGAATTTGATTATTCGGGTTCTCAAGGAGTGAAAGCAATGCAAGAAGAGAAAATTCAAACAGTTCTGATAAATCCAAATATTGCAACTGTTCAAACATCAAAAGGCTTAGCTGACAAAGTCTATTTCCTACCCATTACTCCAGAGTATGTGGAACAAGTGATAAAAGCTGAAAGGCCTACGGGTGTTTTATTGACTTTTGGTGGGCAGACAGCTTTGAACTGTGGCGTAGAATTACAAAAGTCAcgtgtttttgaaaaatataatgTGACTGTACTTGGAACTCCAATTCAGTCGATAGTGGATACCGAAGATAGAAAAATATTTGCTGAAAAAATTCACTCCATCGGTGAAAAAGTGGCACCTAGTGCTGCAGTTACATCAGTAGATGAAGCGTTAGCAGCTGCACTTCAAATTGGTTATCCAGTTATGGCACGTTCAGCTTTTTCGTTGGGAGGTCTAGGCTCTGGTTTTGCCAACAATGAAGAGGAGTTGAGAGCTTTAGCTCACCAAGCTCTGTCTCATTCAGATCAACTGATAATAGATAAGTCGCTCAAAGGTTGGAAAGAAGTAGAATACGAAGTCGTTCGTGATGCTTTTGATAATTGCATCACAGTTTGTAACATGGAAAATGTTGATCCTCTCGGAATACATACCGGTGAATCTATTGTAGTGGCCCCCAGTCAAACATTGTCAAATAGAGAATACTACATGCTGCGTAACACAGCCATTAAAGTTATAAGACACTTTGGCATTGTTGGTGAGTGCAACATCCAATACGCTCTCAATCCCAATTCTGAAGAATTTTACATCATTGAAGTAAATGCTAGATTATCTCGAAGCTCAGCGTTAGCTAGTAAGGCAACTGGTTATCCTTTGGCGTATGTGGCTGCCAAATTGGCCCTTGGTATCCCATTGCCTGTAATCAAAAATTCTGTCACTGGAGTAACAACGGCCTGCTTTGAGCCCAGCTTAGATTATTGCGTGGTAAAAATACCAAGATGGGACTTAGCTAAATTCAACAAAGTAAGCACAAAAATTGGAAGTTCAATGAAAAGTGTTGGAGAAGTAATGGCCATTGGACGGAACTTTGAAGAAGCTTTCCAAAAAGCTCTAAGAATGGtcgatgaaaatgtaaatggaTTTGATCCGAATATTAAAACAGTAAATGAAAACGAGTTGAGAGAACCTACAGATAAAAGAATGTTCGTGTTAGCAGCTGCTTTAAAGGAAGGTTATGACGTCGAAAAGTTATACGAACTTACAAAAATTGACAAATGGTTTCTGCATAAATTCAAAAACATAATCGATTATTATGAAACTCTTATAGCTGTTGGCAGTACTTCGATAAACTCGGAAACTTTAAAGAATGCCAAGAAAATCGGGTTTTCGGATAAACAAATAGCAGCTGCTATAAAGAGTACGGAAGTAGCTGTGAGAAAACTCAGGGAAGATAATCATATCACGCCGTTCGTAAAGCAAATTGATACTGTGGCAGCAGAATGGCCAGCTTCAACcaattatctttatttaacttataATGGCAGCACACACGACCTAGAATTTCCGGGCGACTTTACTATGGTCTTAGGTTCTGGCGTATACAGGATTGGAAGTTCAGTTGAATTTGACTGGTGTGCCGTTGGTTGTTTGAGAGAACTGAGAAATCAAGGCAAGAAGACCATAATGGTCAATTATAACCCTGAGACTGTCAGTACCGATTATGATATGAGTGATAGGTTATATTTTGAGGAAATTTCATTCGAAGTAGTAAtggacatttataatattgaaaAACCTAATGGCGTAATATTATCAATGGGAGGACAGTTACCGAACAACATTGCTATAGATTTACACAGACAGCAAGCTGTTATCCTAGGAACATCGCCTGATATGATTGATAATGCAGAAAATCGCTTCAAATTTTCGAGAATGTTAGATCGGAAGGGAATTTTGCAGCCCAGATGGAAAGAACTTACCAATCTCGAATCTGCCATCAGTTTCTGTGAAGAAGTAGGCTATCCATGTTTGGTTCGACCATCCTACGTCTTAAGCGGTGCGGCCATGAATGTTGCATACTCCAACCAAGACTTAGAAGCGTATCTCAAATCAGCAAGTGAAGTTAATAAAGAGCATCCAGTAGTTATATCCAAGTACATAATGGATGCTAAGGAAATCGATGTGGATGCCGTAGCAGCAGATGGTGTCATTTACTGTATGGCAGTTTCTGAACACGTGGAAAATGCAGGAGTGCATTCTGGAGACGCAACATTAGTTACTCCACCTCAAGATATAAATAATGAAACTCTGGAAAAAATCAAAGAGATTGCTCGTATAATAGCTGATATATTAGATGTCACTGGACCTTTTAATATGCAGCTTATAGCTAAGGATAATGACTTGAAAGTCATTGAATGTAACGTCAGAGTATCTAGATCTTTTCCATTTGTATCAAAAACTCTCGACCATGATTTTGTTGCTATGGCCACAAAAATAATACTGGGCATACCTGTAGAACCAGTAAATGTAATGACTGGTTGTGGCAAAGTTGGGGTTAAAGTTCCCCAATTTTCCTTCTCGAGATTAGCAGGCGCTGATGTAACACTAGGTGTGGAAATGGCATCAACAGGAGAAGTGGCATGTTTCGGAGAAAACCGTTACGAAGCTTACTTAAAATCTTTGATGAGTACTGGTTTTAGAATTCCAAAAAAAGCTATTTTACTGTCTGTGGGCACGTTTAAG CATAAAATGGAATTACTACCGAGTGTCCGAGTACTTCAAAGAATGGGATATAAGCTGTATGCAAGTATGGGAACCGGTGATTTTTACACCGAACATGGTATTGag GTTGAAAGTGTACAATGGACCTTCGACCATATTGGTGATGTAGATGATGCTAGAGCAGACGGAGAACTGATGCATCTAGCTGATTTCATGGCTCGTCGTCAACTGGATCTGGTTATCAATTTGCCTATGCGTGGAGGTGCTCGGCGTGTGTCTTCATTCAGTACCCATGGGTATCGCACCCGGCGTCTTGCCGTTGATTATGCTGTGCCTCTAGTAACTGATGTAAAGTGCGCAAAGCTCCTAGTGCAG GCAATGGCGCAATGTGGAGGTGCTCCACCAATGAAAACACATACTGACTGTATGACATCTAGAAACATAATAAAACTTCCTGGTTTTATTGATGTCCACGTTCATGCTCGCGAACCCGGCGCTACCTATAAAGAAGATTTTAACTCCTGCACTGCTGCTGCTCTTGCTGGTGGCATCACAATGATATGTGCAATGCCGAACACGAACCCACCTGTGATTGACCGGGCTGCTTACGAATACGCCTCAGCACTCGCGAGAGTTAGTGCTCGATGTGATTATGCTCTGTTTGTTGGAGCATCATCTACAAACTGTGATACAGCTGCAGAAATTGCACCACAAGCAGCagcattaaaaatgtatttgaaCGAAACATTCACTACTTTAAAATTAGATGATATGACAGTTTGGCAAAAACATTTACAAAACTGGCCGAAGAAAATGGTTGTGTGTGCACATGCTGAACGTGAAAAAACTGGAGCCATTATTCTGATGGCCTCATTACTTGATCGTCCAATACATATTTGCCATGTAGCCCGAAAGGAagaaattcaaataattaaagCAGCCAAGGAAAGAGGTTTGAAAGTAACATGTGAAGTATGTCCCCATCATTTGTTCTTAAGTACAGATGACATAGAACGAATTGGAAAAGGTCGAGCTGAAGTACGACCCGTTTTATGCAGCCCTGATGATCAAGCGGAACTCTGGAAAAACATCGAAATCATCGATATTTTCGCAACCGACCACGCACCACATGCTGTCGAAGAAAAGGATGCCGTGAAAGCTCTTCCAGGTTTCCCTGGAGTGGAAACCATTTTACCGCTACTGCTGAATGCAGTACATGAGGGTCGCTTGACCATAgaagatattataaataaattccaCCGTAACCCCCGAAAAATATTCAATTTGCCCGAACAACCAAACACATACGTTGAAGTAGATATGGACTATGAATGGACAATACCAAGTGCTATGGAATTTTCTAAATCAAAATGGACACCATTCGCAGGAATGCATGTATGTGGGGCTGTTCATCGTGTAACTTTGCGAGGCGAAATAGCTTACGTTGAAGGTCAAGTTTTAGTACCACCCGGTTTTGGCCAAAATGTTCGTGAGTGGCCTACGCCTAAAAAACAATCGTTCCCAGTATACGCAATAGAAAAAGTTGAGAAAGAAATAAGTCGACCAAATTCGGCGTTAGAGATATATGGTGAATTGACTCGTCTAAGTGATCTTGAAATTGAGCCTGAAAATCCAAGCAAATTAAATGTACATTTTAACGATGTCAACGGAAGAAGTATGTCACCATTGCCTGCACAAATTATAAGGCAAAGATGTGACAGTACTTCAAATTACAATCCCCCAACAGCATCCGTTTCCCATCGCCAAAAAAGCGATATCTTTGGCAAAAGTATAATAACAGTAGATTCTTTCAGCAAAGATACTCTGAACGACTTATTTAATCTGGCACAATTTATGAAGATAAGTGTAGGCAAAGGACGATTCTTAGATGATATTCTAAGAGGAAAAGTAATGGCTTCGATATTCTACGAAGTCAGTACACGCACAAGCTGTAGTTTTGCAGCTGCTATGCAGAGATTGGGTGGATCTGTTATACATACCGATGCTACGAGTTCATCGGCTAAGAAAGGTGAAACCTTAGAGGATAGTGTAGCTGTGATGGCAAGTTATTCAGATGTAGTGGTTTTGCGTCATCCTGAACCTGGCGCCGTTGCA cGGGCGTCGAGACATTGCAGAAAACCAATTATCAATGCCGGAGATGGTGTAGGGGAACACCCTACTCAAGCTTTATTAGATGTATTTACAATCAGAGAGGAAATTGGTACTGTGAATGGACTTACGATTACCATGGTAGGCGATCTGAAAAATGGACGAACCGTACACTCACTTGCTCGTATTCTCACCTTATACCAAGTTCAGCTACAGTATGTTAGTCCTCCAGGACTTGGAATGCCTAAACATATCATGGACTACGTCGCTAAAAAAGGCATACCGCAAAGGGTATACGAAAAACTGGAGGATGTTCTTGCTGACACACATGTGCTTTATATGACTAGGGTCCAAAGGGAACGATTTGACAGTCAAGAGGAATATGAAAAG ACCCGAGGTCTGTTAGTGGTGACCCCGCAGCTGATGACGCGCGCGCGCCGGCGCATGGTCGTGATGCACCCTCTGCCGCGCGTGGACGAGATCTCTCCCGAGTTCGACTCGGACCCTCGCGCCGCCTACTTCAGGCAAGCGGAGTACGGCATGTATGTGCGCATGGCTCTCCTCTCCATGGTCGCAGGAGTTAACCCTCTCGTGTGA